The following nucleotide sequence is from Paenibacillus andongensis.
CATAATCGAAATCACATTGTCTTTGTCTGCATACCTTATTCCAAGACCCAAGCTTTCTGCTACAAAACGTACAGGTACGTAAGCATGACCGTTATAGTTTAATACCGTATATTCACTGTCGATTTCTTTGTTTTGTCCATTCACTTCGAATTTCGCAGGAAACAAATACGCTTGAATTGTGTCTGAGGCATAAACAGCAGTTGTCGCGGTTAAACCAATTCCGCAAATTAGACCTAAAACAAACTTTTTCAAAATTCATCACTCCCAATGTTCATTCTAACGAATTAGACGAAGCAAATAAGTAATAAGTTATCATTGAAATTGGAATTTTTTACAAAACTTCTATTGGTACGATATTCCACTAATCTGCCCGTTACTTCAACGAACAAAGCAGACTGCCGTGGCAGTCTGCTCAACTTAACTATCGTATCCGTTTGTTCAATAAGAAAAACACCACAGATACTCTGTGGTGTGGAATATACCCCAAAACCGTAATTTAAAGACTCATTTGATTCCTTGCACTTTCTCCCTATTACTGGGTGAATCTAACCGTTGCTTGGCTACTACATAGTGCTGTTACGAGAGGGCCAGCGGTACACTAAAACGTAACTAATACATTTAAATCAAAAGTACCAGTTCCAGCTACTTGAACTGTGCCGTCACCTACCTTACGTGAACTTCCTACAATTCTTAGATTACCTGGATTATCTTTATCCGTAGGTGTTAATTTCCAATCATACACAATATCTCTATCCCTACCTGTACACAGCCCAGAGCACTCTAAATCAGCATCTGCAAAGTACACTCCTGGGGATCTCCTTTTAATTCCTGGAGCTCTTAGATGTGAATCAGAGCAACAAGAGTTAGGTTGACCTCTTCGACGGCGTTTAAACACTATGAATCCGGTTACGCCGTTTGGCGTCTGGCTACTAGCAATGACAAAACCGTTTCTGAGTAGGCATCTTGCAGCCTGGAAAAGAGATTTTCCGATTACGAGAAGGCTTCCACAAGGGGCGGCGGATCCCACGATACTAACTTTCCGAATTCTACGTAATGACATAGGACGCAAGGGATTCTTTGCCCAAAATAAAAATACGATATCGTTCGATAGGGGGATACTTCTCCCATTCGACTTCTTCTTACTCCCGCCGCATTTACCACAGCCACATCGTAAGGCGTCAAAATGCATAGGATAAGAAAAGGGCAGGTCGAATGCAATCATTCGTCTGCCCTGTCTGAAGTTGAATTAATCAATAAATTGTTTGGTTTGACAGCATAATCAAACCAAATATCATGGATTTCTTTGATCAGTTTTAATTGTTGCACCAGAGCCAGATGTCCTACTGCAAGATAAGATTATAGTTTATTATTCAAATTGCTTGTTTCATATACCAGCATAGACCCGTGATCGTCATCCGGTACAGCATAAAGACGCAGCTCTTGACCGGTGTTCTCCACGAACACCGGATTACGGGTAATTACGTGTCCTTGCGGAGAAAACTCAGTGATGGGTACTTCATGAATCGTATCCAACGTTTTCGTGTCTATCAGGGCTAATCCACCCAGCTCGTACGGCTTGGAATTGCGGCCTGCAGGATTGACCAGCTCAGAGATACCGCTCAAAATCATTTTCCCTTCGCCTACATAATGACCATCTTGATAATCCACAAAGTGACTCGAGTTTTCTTTCACAAGCAGCTGCTGCCCATTTTGGTTCCATTCATAGAACTTGCGCGAACCCCAGCTGTTACCTATAAGCTTTCCATTTTGACCGTCACGGACCAATCCTCCGATATGATCATGGACTCGGAACGATTCTTCTGCTTTCATAGTCTTAGGATCTACTTTGTAAACAATAGATTGGCTGTTGGGTCGGTATTCGGCGACAGGTACCCAAATATTATTACCATCGAAATCAATACCGCCTGGGTGATAGATGTTCCCTTCACCCAAGGGCATATCATTCACAAGCTTCCCCTGTTTATCAAAAACAAACAGGTGACCGATTCCCTTTCCAGGAGTACGGTCATAACCGTGCTGGGGCTGGTCATATTTTACTGGCTTTTCGATAAGTTCAACCGAGGACAAATAGAAGAGGTC
It contains:
- a CDS encoding DUF6454 family protein, with translation MDNHKLIAQFRNLTRNTKWEQKDKIDLQFNNYHSQGMVRIGDLFYLSSVELIEKPVKYDQPQHGYDRTPGKGIGHLFVFDKQGKLVNDMPLGEGNIYHPGGIDFDGNNIWVPVAEYRPNSQSIVYKVDPKTMKAEESFRVHDHIGGLVRDGQNGKLIGNSWGSRKFYEWNQNGQQLLVKENSSHFVDYQDGHYVGEGKMILSGISELVNPAGRNSKPYELGGLALIDTKTLDTIHEVPITEFSPQGHVITRNPVFVENTGQELRLYAVPDDDHGSMLVYETSNLNNKL